In the Deinococcus ficus genome, one interval contains:
- a CDS encoding VF530 family DNA-binding protein, whose amino-acid sequence MTRDPLHGVTLERLVQHLHAEYGWDELARRVPVKCFQSNPSVNSSLKFLRKEAWARAQVEGEYVKLLHREDANPVIDAVKRGQAVPANVSQTKLHAALGWMLRHVPQNAETLRLYFLPVLAQVQDVNFWPDEARMPLLNLAIEHSSLGEGDYDPGLIPALLDRGADPNDARYWLPLLHTVDVEGLAYRQRTRAPRTDLLDLLLARGADPTRADPRGHTAHSIAEAYGLKAALHKLPARS is encoded by the coding sequence GTGACCCGCGATCCCCTGCACGGCGTGACCCTGGAACGCCTCGTTCAGCACCTGCACGCGGAGTACGGCTGGGACGAACTCGCGCGCCGGGTGCCCGTGAAGTGCTTCCAGAGCAACCCCAGCGTGAACAGCAGCCTGAAATTCCTGCGCAAGGAAGCCTGGGCGCGCGCGCAGGTGGAAGGCGAGTACGTGAAGCTGCTGCACCGCGAGGACGCCAACCCCGTCATCGACGCGGTCAAGCGCGGGCAAGCGGTCCCGGCCAATGTGAGCCAGACGAAACTGCACGCCGCGCTCGGCTGGATGCTGCGCCACGTGCCGCAGAACGCCGAGACGCTGCGGCTGTACTTCCTGCCGGTGCTCGCGCAGGTGCAGGACGTGAACTTCTGGCCGGACGAGGCGCGCATGCCCCTGCTGAACCTCGCCATCGAGCACTCCAGCCTGGGCGAGGGCGACTACGACCCGGGCCTCATCCCGGCCCTGCTGGACCGCGGCGCCGACCCCAACGACGCGCGCTACTGGCTGCCACTGCTGCACACCGTGGACGTCGAGGGCCTCGCCTACCGGCAACGGACCCGGGCGCCGCGCACCGACCTGCTGGACCTGCTGCTCGCCCGCGGCGCGGACCCCACCCGCGCCGACCCGCGCGGCCACACCGCCCACAGCATCGCCGAGGCGTACGGCCTGAAAGCCGCGCTGCACAAACTCCCGGCCCGCTCCTGA
- a CDS encoding DUF421 domain-containing protein, with amino-acid sequence MSAGSQDVQPFDWQRIFLGDIDPLFLLEIVFRTSVIFLWLVFLLRISGKRGLAQLSPLELAIVIGLGSAAGDPMFYPDVPLVHAMLVLALVVGLQRLLAHLVIHSERVETFVEGVPVELVRDGVIQLDGLERAKLSREDLFETVRTRDVRQLGQVQRAYFEQNGQLSFFLRDKEAPPVPGLPIVPPWDVEAPPLAPAGFAGAVACLSCGRVQDTPQAQCVCGGHGWTPARTDPLG; translated from the coding sequence ATGAGCGCCGGGTCGCAGGACGTCCAGCCCTTCGACTGGCAGCGCATCTTCCTGGGCGACATCGACCCGCTGTTCCTGCTGGAGATCGTGTTCCGCACGTCGGTGATCTTCCTGTGGCTGGTCTTCCTGCTGCGCATCAGCGGGAAGCGCGGTCTGGCGCAGCTCAGTCCGCTGGAACTGGCGATCGTGATCGGGCTGGGGTCGGCGGCAGGGGACCCGATGTTCTACCCGGACGTGCCGCTGGTGCACGCCATGCTGGTGCTGGCCCTGGTGGTGGGCTTGCAGCGGCTGCTGGCGCACCTGGTGATTCACAGTGAGCGGGTGGAGACCTTCGTGGAGGGCGTGCCGGTAGAACTCGTGCGGGACGGCGTGATTCAGCTCGATGGCCTGGAGCGGGCGAAGCTCAGCCGGGAGGACCTGTTCGAGACGGTGCGCACCCGGGACGTGCGGCAGCTGGGGCAGGTGCAGCGCGCGTACTTCGAGCAGAACGGGCAGCTGTCCTTCTTCCTGCGCGATAAGGAGGCGCCGCCTGTGCCCGGCCTGCCGATCGTGCCGCCCTGGGACGTGGAGGCGCCTCCCCTGGCGCCGGCCGGGTTTGCCGGTGCCGTGGCGTGCCTGAGCTGCGGTCGCGTGCAGGACACGCCACAGGCTCAGTGTGTCTGCGGCGGGCACGGCTGGACGCCAGCCCGGACCGACCCACTCGGCTGA
- a CDS encoding CBS domain-containing protein, whose product MTTLKDIMTKDLTTVDGKATLREVAQRMKADDIGNVLIMDGDQLTGIITDRDIVIRAVADGQDVNTPVSTYATKDVFTLPCSTSVQDAAKAMAERQLRRLPVTDSQTGKIGGIVSLADLSNRTSGNADQKALEGISKPG is encoded by the coding sequence ATGACCACCCTGAAAGACATCATGACGAAGGACCTGACGACCGTGGACGGCAAGGCGACCCTGCGGGAGGTGGCGCAGCGCATGAAGGCCGACGACATCGGCAATGTCCTGATCATGGATGGGGATCAGCTCACCGGGATCATCACGGACCGCGACATCGTGATCCGCGCAGTGGCGGATGGGCAGGACGTGAACACGCCGGTGAGCACGTACGCCACGAAGGACGTGTTCACCCTGCCGTGCAGCACCAGCGTGCAGGACGCCGCGAAGGCCATGGCGGAGCGGCAGCTGCGCCGTCTGCCGGTGACGGACAGCCAGACCGGGAAGATCGGCGGGATCGTGAGTCTGGCCGACCTGTCCAACCGCACGAGCGGGAATGCGGACCAGAAGGCGCTGGAGGGCATCAGCAAGCCCGGCTGA
- a CDS encoding nucleotide exchange factor GrpE produces MFRKRGPRMNDDQNKTGPQDADTTPDTENIKFDASPETETDNMQEDAETASFPEMDENMLGQVQEMMDKLQRAEDLEKENADLKLKLGRLASDFEGYRTRTQQDVAAAQGQGVSKAAEALMPVYDDLDRALSMGGEDPAKLIPGIQAVQSKVLSVFAGLGLEATGREGEVFDPQWHEAIQVVPGDENDLIVTVYQLGFRMGDRLVRPARVVVSRKG; encoded by the coding sequence ATGTTCCGCAAGAGAGGTCCGCGCATGAACGACGATCAGAACAAGACCGGCCCGCAGGACGCCGACACCACCCCCGACACCGAGAACATCAAGTTCGACGCCAGCCCCGAAACCGAAACCGACAACATGCAGGAAGACGCCGAAACGGCCAGTTTCCCCGAGATGGACGAGAACATGCTGGGCCAGGTGCAGGAGATGATGGACAAACTCCAGCGCGCCGAGGACCTGGAAAAGGAAAACGCCGACCTGAAACTCAAGCTCGGCCGGCTCGCGTCGGACTTCGAGGGCTACCGCACCCGCACCCAGCAGGACGTCGCCGCCGCGCAGGGCCAGGGCGTGAGCAAGGCCGCCGAGGCCCTGATGCCCGTGTACGACGACCTGGACCGCGCCCTGAGCATGGGCGGCGAGGACCCCGCCAAACTCATCCCCGGCATTCAGGCGGTGCAGAGCAAGGTCCTGAGCGTGTTCGCCGGCCTGGGCCTGGAAGCCACCGGCCGGGAAGGCGAGGTGTTCGACCCGCAGTGGCACGAGGCCATTCAGGTCGTGCCCGGCGACGAGAACGACCTGATCGTCACCGTGTACCAGCTCGGCTTCCGCATGGGAGACCGCCTGGTGCGCCCGGCCCGCGTCGTCGTCAGCCGGAAGGGGTAA
- the dnaK gene encoding molecular chaperone DnaK — protein MAKAVGIDLGTTNSVIAVMEGGRPDVIVNAEGGRTTPSVVAYKGEERLVGQIARRQAALNPASTLFEVKRFIGRRWDEVKEEAARSPFTVKEGPGGSVRITVDGKDLAPEQVSAEVLRKLVQDASAKLGQKITDAVITVPAYFDNSQREATKQAGEIAGLNVLRVINEPTAAALAYGLERKGNETVLVFDLGGGTFDVTILELGDGVFEVKSTAGDTHLGGADFDHRIVDWLAGEFQKEHSFDLRKDKQALQRLIEAAEKAKIDLSNASETTISLPFITFDPETRTPMHLERTLTRAKFEELTADLLRRVRKPVEQALSDAKLDASKIDEVILVGGSTRIPAVKRIVQEITNKTPNESVNPDEAVALGAAVQAGIIQGDSALGDIVLVDVTPLTLGVEVKGGMIAPMITRNTTVPAKKTEIYTTAENNQPGVEINVLQGERPMASDNKSLGRFKLEGIPPMRAGQPQIEVTFDIDANGILHVTAKEKQSGKESSIRIENTTTLDKSDVERMVQEAEQNAAADKARKERVEKRNNLDSLRVQALAQIEENEGAAQDVKDRLKAAADEAEEAVRADDDAKIDAAQKKLEEELRAFMTAAQQGQAQPQADAGTGSAPKADDDVIDADFKPAE, from the coding sequence ATGGCTAAAGCTGTCGGTATCGACCTGGGCACCACCAACTCCGTCATCGCCGTCATGGAAGGCGGCCGTCCCGACGTCATCGTCAACGCCGAAGGCGGGCGCACCACCCCCTCCGTCGTCGCCTACAAGGGCGAGGAACGCCTCGTCGGGCAGATCGCCCGCCGCCAGGCCGCCCTGAACCCCGCCTCCACCCTGTTCGAGGTCAAGCGCTTCATCGGCCGCCGCTGGGACGAGGTCAAGGAAGAAGCCGCCCGCAGCCCCTTCACCGTGAAAGAAGGCCCCGGCGGCAGCGTGCGCATCACCGTGGACGGCAAGGACCTCGCCCCCGAGCAGGTCAGCGCCGAAGTGCTGCGCAAACTCGTGCAGGACGCCAGCGCCAAACTCGGCCAGAAGATCACCGACGCCGTGATCACCGTGCCCGCGTACTTCGACAACTCCCAGCGCGAGGCCACCAAGCAGGCCGGCGAGATCGCGGGCCTGAACGTGCTGCGCGTCATCAACGAGCCCACCGCTGCCGCGCTCGCCTACGGCCTGGAGCGCAAGGGCAACGAGACCGTGCTCGTCTTCGACCTGGGGGGCGGCACCTTCGACGTGACCATCCTGGAACTCGGGGACGGCGTGTTCGAAGTGAAATCCACCGCCGGCGACACCCACCTGGGCGGCGCGGACTTCGACCACCGCATCGTGGACTGGCTGGCCGGCGAGTTTCAGAAGGAACACAGCTTCGACCTGCGCAAGGACAAGCAGGCCCTGCAGCGCCTGATCGAAGCGGCCGAAAAGGCCAAGATCGACCTGTCCAACGCGTCTGAAACGACCATCAGTCTGCCTTTCATCACCTTCGACCCGGAAACCCGCACCCCCATGCACCTGGAGCGGACCCTGACCCGCGCGAAGTTCGAGGAACTCACCGCCGACCTGCTGCGCCGCGTACGCAAACCCGTCGAGCAGGCCCTCTCGGACGCCAAGCTGGACGCCAGCAAGATCGACGAAGTGATCCTGGTGGGCGGCAGCACCCGCATCCCGGCCGTCAAGCGCATCGTGCAGGAGATCACCAACAAGACCCCCAACGAGAGCGTGAACCCCGACGAGGCCGTGGCCCTCGGCGCCGCCGTGCAGGCCGGCATCATCCAGGGCGACAGCGCGCTGGGCGACATCGTGCTGGTGGACGTCACGCCGCTGACCCTGGGCGTGGAGGTCAAGGGCGGCATGATCGCCCCCATGATCACCCGTAACACCACCGTGCCCGCCAAGAAAACCGAGATCTACACCACCGCCGAGAACAACCAGCCGGGCGTGGAGATCAACGTGCTGCAGGGCGAGCGCCCCATGGCGAGCGACAACAAGTCCCTGGGCCGCTTCAAGCTTGAGGGCATCCCGCCCATGCGTGCCGGGCAGCCCCAGATCGAAGTGACCTTCGACATCGACGCCAACGGCATCCTGCACGTGACCGCCAAGGAAAAACAGAGCGGCAAGGAATCCAGCATCCGCATCGAGAACACCACCACCCTCGACAAGAGCGACGTGGAACGCATGGTGCAGGAAGCCGAGCAGAACGCCGCCGCCGACAAGGCCCGCAAGGAACGCGTCGAGAAGCGCAACAACCTCGACTCCCTGCGCGTGCAGGCCCTCGCGCAGATCGAGGAGAACGAAGGCGCCGCCCAGGACGTCAAGGACCGCCTCAAGGCCGCCGCAGATGAGGCCGAGGAAGCCGTGCGCGCCGACGACGACGCGAAGATCGACGCCGCGCAGAAGAAACTGGAAGAGGAACTGCGCGCCTTCATGACCGCCGCCCAGCAGGGCCAGGCCCAGCCGCAGGCGGACGCCGGCACCGGCAGCGCGCCCAAGGCCGACGACGACGTGATCGACGCGGACTTCAAGCCCGCCGAGTAA
- a CDS encoding DnaJ C-terminal domain-containing protein produces the protein MAYKDYYEVLGVSRGASDADIKSAYRKLAKQYHPDKNAGDEKAAEKFKDIGEAYAVLNDPEKRKVYDQFGHTGHVPPGYEGGFQGGDFGGFDGSQFSDFFQGLFGQAGPGGRGGAGGGFRSPGGQQINIEDLLGGLGGAGQSRRFVQNVEGELQVTLEEAYAGSDEVINVDGKRLSLRVPAGTRDGARLRLAGQGPGGGDVLLNIRVLEDARFELDGDDLTTTVDVPAPVAALGGDVKVRTLSGTTGHLTVPPGSSSGRKMRLRGQGWPKRGGGHGDLYVKLNLTVPKHPTEQEKDLYRQLRELQH, from the coding sequence ATGGCTTACAAGGACTACTACGAGGTGCTGGGCGTCTCCCGGGGCGCCTCCGACGCCGACATCAAGAGCGCCTACCGCAAGCTCGCCAAGCAGTACCACCCGGACAAGAACGCCGGGGACGAGAAGGCCGCCGAGAAGTTCAAGGACATCGGCGAGGCGTACGCGGTCCTGAACGACCCGGAAAAACGCAAGGTGTACGACCAGTTCGGCCACACCGGGCACGTGCCCCCCGGGTACGAGGGCGGCTTCCAGGGCGGGGACTTCGGCGGATTCGACGGCTCGCAGTTCAGCGACTTCTTCCAGGGCCTGTTCGGGCAGGCCGGCCCGGGCGGCCGCGGCGGCGCGGGCGGCGGGTTCCGCAGCCCCGGCGGGCAGCAGATCAACATCGAGGACCTGCTGGGCGGCCTGGGCGGCGCCGGGCAGTCCCGCCGGTTCGTGCAGAACGTCGAGGGCGAACTGCAGGTCACGCTGGAAGAAGCCTACGCCGGGTCCGACGAGGTCATCAACGTGGACGGCAAACGCCTCTCCCTGCGCGTTCCGGCCGGGACGCGGGACGGCGCGCGGCTGCGGCTGGCCGGCCAGGGCCCCGGCGGCGGGGACGTGCTCCTCAACATCCGCGTGCTCGAAGACGCCCGCTTCGAACTGGACGGTGACGACCTGACCACCACCGTGGACGTGCCCGCCCCGGTGGCCGCGCTGGGCGGGGACGTGAAGGTCAGAACGCTCAGCGGCACCACCGGGCACCTGACCGTCCCGCCCGGCAGCAGCAGCGGCCGCAAGATGCGCCTGCGCGGGCAGGGCTGGCCGAAACGCGGCGGCGGCCACGGCGACCTGTACGTGAAACTGAACCTGACCGTACCGAAGCACCCCACCGAGCAGGAAAAGGACCTGTACCGCCAGCTGCGCGAATTGCAGCACTGA
- a CDS encoding protein jag yields the protein MDNRTNLDDYLAGLGISDADEAESVPPPAPDPQAPAISPALSHPHEEPSVVLERFLQGVIARIDPTLAVTVREAEDALEADITGENAARLAGRDGRTLGALEVLAYTVLAKTEGRSEQRVRIDIGGFRRRQADTLAKLAERLAVQVAKSGEPHEMQPMPASERRILHITLKEHPDVMTESVGEGAARRLIIRPRHG from the coding sequence ATGGACAACCGCACGAACCTCGACGATTACCTCGCGGGGCTGGGCATCAGTGACGCCGACGAAGCCGAAAGCGTCCCCCCACCCGCCCCGGACCCCCAGGCGCCGGCCATCAGCCCGGCCCTGAGTCACCCGCACGAGGAACCCAGCGTTGTCCTGGAACGCTTCCTGCAGGGCGTCATCGCCCGCATCGACCCCACCCTCGCCGTCACCGTGCGCGAGGCCGAGGACGCCCTGGAAGCCGACATCACCGGCGAGAACGCCGCCCGCCTCGCCGGCCGCGACGGCCGCACCCTCGGCGCGCTGGAGGTGCTCGCCTACACCGTGCTCGCCAAGACCGAGGGCCGCAGCGAACAGCGCGTGCGCATCGACATCGGCGGCTTCCGCCGCCGGCAGGCCGACACCCTCGCCAAACTCGCCGAACGGCTCGCCGTGCAGGTCGCCAAAAGCGGCGAACCGCACGAGATGCAGCCCATGCCCGCCTCCGAGCGCCGCATCCTGCACATCACCCTGAAAGAACACCCGGACGTGATGACCGAATCCGTCGGCGAGGGCGCCGCCCGCCGCCTGATCATCCGCCCCCGCCACGGGTAA
- a CDS encoding S8 family peptidase: protein MTPEPKHRTRMGLLGRRAGVAALGLALTMGSLGSADAGTLSPGLLKKAQAGSQKVEPVIVRFRIENTTRGRSSFQQMRKQLQDRVNLLAPQYKNLVKQLWLDESVLLPLTPVQARLMAQLPFVEAVFENFRVQIPRAVALSAANAPSGTPWHLEKIGAPAAWAAGFKGQGITIGHLDSGIDPDHPELAGKLKAFQEFDAEGNRKAGAARDTTDHGTHTAGLLVGSKVGVAPSAKVISALVLPNNEGTFAQVIAGMQYVLDPDNNANTDDGADVVNMSLGIPGTFEEFITPVDNMLKAGVVPVFAIGNFGPAPASTGSPGNLPQAIGVGAIDQDGSVASYSSRGPVNWTGKISGVFVKPDIVAPGTAITSTFPNGAYGAKSGSSQASPIVAGAVAVMLSAKPGTSVDAIKNALYSSASNAGSKNNNSGYGLISLPGALGKLGASAGAPAPAPAPAPTPAPTPAPTPAPAPTPTPAPTPAPTPAPTPAPAPTPAPAIPTGPAGFTFCGWEGSRCTGATQKQVAFGINGRFVSGTSTDDSFMCTVAEWGTDPAPNTRKACFIKNPGTATTPAPAPAPAPKPQPAPTPAPAPAPAPSTPATKPTVLLVDDDMGQGTDVTAALRDAIKANAASALVWNTQTQGNVPLSELRRAQVVVWATGDQYQNTITGADQGALAEYLQGGGKLIVTGQDIGYDIGTSAFYTNFLKTRFLADSSGTTKFVTTGAFGNTAFTLNAQGSAGNQYYPDVIADLNGSATVAGWGSANATAGTITAQSLKQDPNKARATQKQRDPRGRTQPVNRAPATLGQLVGQLLGVPARVTAQSAGDNAGAIVVNNAGNYRTVNMGFGMEGLTPNSRNLLMKTALEWLMR, encoded by the coding sequence ATGACTCCCGAACCGAAACACCGCACCCGCATGGGCCTGCTGGGCCGCCGGGCCGGCGTGGCCGCGCTCGGCCTGGCCCTCACCATGGGCAGCCTGGGCAGCGCCGACGCCGGCACGCTGTCCCCCGGCCTGCTGAAAAAAGCCCAGGCCGGCAGCCAGAAGGTCGAGCCCGTCATCGTGCGCTTCCGCATCGAGAACACCACCCGCGGCCGGTCTTCCTTCCAGCAGATGCGCAAGCAGCTGCAAGACCGCGTGAACCTGCTCGCGCCGCAGTACAAGAACCTCGTCAAGCAGCTGTGGCTGGACGAGAGTGTCCTGCTGCCCCTCACGCCCGTGCAGGCGCGCCTGATGGCGCAGCTGCCGTTCGTGGAGGCGGTGTTCGAGAACTTCCGCGTGCAGATTCCCCGCGCGGTCGCCCTGAGCGCCGCGAACGCGCCCAGCGGCACCCCCTGGCACCTGGAGAAGATCGGCGCGCCCGCCGCCTGGGCCGCCGGCTTCAAGGGCCAGGGCATCACCATCGGCCACCTGGACAGCGGCATTGACCCCGATCACCCTGAACTGGCCGGGAAACTCAAGGCCTTCCAGGAGTTCGACGCGGAAGGCAACCGCAAGGCCGGCGCGGCCCGCGACACCACCGACCACGGCACGCACACCGCGGGCCTGCTGGTCGGCAGCAAGGTGGGCGTCGCGCCCAGCGCCAAGGTCATCAGCGCCCTGGTCCTCCCCAACAACGAGGGCACCTTCGCGCAGGTGATCGCCGGCATGCAGTACGTCCTCGACCCGGACAACAACGCCAACACCGACGACGGCGCGGACGTCGTGAACATGAGCCTGGGCATCCCCGGCACCTTCGAGGAATTCATCACCCCGGTGGACAACATGCTCAAGGCTGGCGTGGTCCCCGTGTTCGCCATCGGCAACTTCGGCCCGGCCCCCGCCAGCACCGGCAGCCCCGGCAACCTCCCGCAGGCCATCGGCGTGGGCGCCATCGACCAGGACGGCTCGGTCGCCAGTTACAGCAGCCGCGGCCCCGTGAACTGGACCGGGAAGATCAGCGGCGTGTTCGTGAAACCCGACATCGTCGCGCCCGGCACGGCCATCACCAGCACCTTCCCGAACGGCGCGTACGGCGCCAAGAGCGGCAGCAGCCAGGCCAGCCCCATCGTGGCAGGCGCCGTGGCCGTGATGCTCTCCGCGAAACCCGGCACGAGCGTGGACGCCATCAAGAACGCGCTGTACAGCAGCGCCAGCAACGCCGGCAGCAAGAACAACAACAGCGGTTACGGGCTGATCAGCCTGCCCGGCGCCCTCGGCAAGCTCGGCGCTTCCGCCGGGGCGCCCGCTCCGGCCCCTGCTCCGGCGCCCACACCCGCTCCGACACCGGCCCCCACGCCTGCCCCGGCCCCGACTCCCACTCCTGCGCCTACCCCAGCGCCTACACCTGCCCCGACTCCTGCGCCCGCTCCGACGCCAGCCCCGGCCATTCCGACCGGCCCCGCGGGCTTCACCTTCTGCGGTTGGGAAGGTAGCCGCTGCACCGGCGCCACCCAGAAGCAGGTGGCCTTCGGCATCAACGGCCGCTTCGTGAGCGGCACCAGCACCGACGACAGCTTCATGTGCACCGTGGCTGAGTGGGGCACCGATCCGGCTCCGAACACCCGGAAGGCCTGCTTCATCAAGAACCCCGGCACGGCCACCACGCCCGCACCGGCCCCTGCCCCGGCACCCAAACCCCAGCCCGCGCCCACCCCGGCCCCCGCGCCTGCTCCGGCGCCCAGCACCCCGGCCACCAAGCCCACCGTGCTGCTCGTGGATGACGACATGGGACAGGGCACCGACGTGACCGCCGCCCTGCGCGACGCCATCAAGGCGAACGCTGCCAGTGCGCTGGTCTGGAACACCCAGACGCAGGGAAACGTGCCCCTCAGTGAACTGCGCCGCGCGCAGGTGGTCGTGTGGGCCACCGGCGACCAGTACCAGAACACCATCACCGGGGCGGATCAGGGCGCCCTCGCCGAGTACCTGCAGGGCGGCGGGAAGCTGATCGTCACCGGCCAGGACATCGGGTACGACATCGGCACCAGTGCCTTCTACACGAACTTCCTCAAGACCCGCTTCCTGGCGGACAGCAGCGGCACCACCAAGTTCGTCACGACCGGCGCCTTCGGGAACACGGCCTTCACCCTGAACGCTCAGGGCAGCGCCGGCAACCAGTACTACCCGGACGTGATCGCCGACCTGAACGGCAGCGCGACCGTGGCCGGCTGGGGCAGCGCGAACGCCACCGCTGGAACGATCACCGCGCAGAGCCTCAAGCAGGACCCGAACAAGGCCCGCGCCACGCAGAAGCAGCGTGATCCCCGCGGCCGCACGCAGCCTGTGAACCGCGCGCCTGCGACCCTCGGGCAGCTGGTCGGCCAGCTGCTGGGCGTGCCGGCCCGCGTGACCGCGCAGAGTGCCGGGGACAACGCCGGGGCGATCGTGGTGAACAATGCCGGAAACTACCGTACGGTGAACATGGGCTTCGGGATGGAGGGCCTGACGCCGAACAGCCGCAACCTGCTCATGAAGACCGCGCTGGAATGGCTGATGCGCTGA
- a CDS encoding GIY-YIG nuclease family protein, which yields MAEDRTYYVYALKDPRTSPAAPFYVGKGTGTRAHDHLVRVDATPKGERIQEIQAGGHDVLVSRLVEDLSELQALRLEAELIAAFGTVASGGLLTNTVLPSGLGARQRPALTVPSGVKEKAQLGLGLLKGAVLEFAQANPQGVTNSETASLLGLRSDYGGGSKDYLSYSLLGLLMRDGKLDRKLNSKRHVARVR from the coding sequence ATGGCTGAGGACCGCACCTACTACGTGTACGCCCTGAAGGACCCGCGGACCTCCCCCGCGGCGCCCTTCTACGTGGGCAAGGGTACGGGCACGCGGGCGCACGATCACCTCGTGCGGGTGGACGCCACCCCGAAAGGCGAGCGGATTCAGGAGATTCAGGCCGGCGGTCATGACGTGCTCGTCAGCCGACTCGTAGAGGACCTCTCCGAGCTTCAGGCCCTGCGTCTGGAGGCGGAACTCATCGCGGCATTCGGCACCGTTGCCAGCGGCGGCCTGCTCACCAACACGGTCCTCCCCTCCGGCCTGGGCGCCCGGCAGCGCCCGGCGCTGACCGTGCCGTCCGGCGTGAAGGAAAAAGCCCAGCTGGGGCTGGGGCTGTTGAAGGGCGCGGTGCTGGAGTTCGCGCAGGCCAACCCGCAGGGGGTCACGAATTCCGAAACGGCCAGCCTGCTGGGGCTGCGCAGCGATTACGGCGGAGGCTCCAAGGATTACCTTTCCTACAGCCTGCTGGGCCTGCTGATGCGGGACGGCAAACTGGACCGGAAGCTGAACAGCAAACGTCATGTGGCCCGCGTGCGCTGA